One genomic region from Natrarchaeobius halalkaliphilus encodes:
- a CDS encoding ArsR/SmtB family transcription factor encodes MARLFPFRSETTTRDGQPRVVDLEGEDGDAVFSALSSTTARRIYARLDEDPGTPSDVADAIDSSIQNVRYHLEKLEDAGLVEIVDTWYSSRGNEMSVYATTDGPLIVTSDESTASQLKTAISRLIGGIGALAGGSLLVQYGASRWFGASGGVLDESAPATGEERTPADDGDETTGEEYTVGDDRHEEPTDAPDEEAPPEDEELEAETADDEDAANDDELEEDAEDADALDEPEADVSTEEDADALDDEPATETTDEPSSSFDSAAEPAADDGTIVADGGAEAADAAVGTLPPGLVFFLGGLAVLVAVSIYWYWYRPAC; translated from the coding sequence ATGGCCCGTCTGTTCCCGTTTCGTTCCGAGACGACCACCCGGGATGGGCAGCCGCGCGTCGTCGACCTCGAGGGTGAAGACGGCGACGCGGTTTTCAGCGCGCTCTCCTCGACCACGGCCCGGCGGATCTACGCCCGACTCGACGAGGACCCCGGGACGCCGAGCGACGTCGCGGACGCGATCGACTCCTCTATTCAGAACGTTCGCTACCACTTAGAGAAGTTAGAGGACGCGGGGCTGGTCGAGATCGTCGACACCTGGTACTCCTCGCGGGGCAACGAGATGAGCGTCTACGCGACGACCGACGGGCCGTTGATCGTCACGAGCGACGAGTCGACGGCCTCGCAGCTGAAGACCGCTATTTCGCGACTGATCGGCGGCATCGGCGCGCTCGCGGGCGGCAGCCTGCTGGTCCAGTACGGGGCGAGCAGGTGGTTCGGGGCCTCCGGTGGAGTGCTCGATGAGTCCGCTCCGGCGACGGGCGAAGAGCGAACGCCGGCGGACGACGGCGACGAGACGACGGGCGAGGAGTACACCGTCGGAGACGACCGACACGAGGAACCGACGGACGCTCCCGACGAAGAAGCGCCACCGGAGGACGAAGAACTCGAGGCCGAAACCGCTGACGACGAGGACGCTGCGAACGATGACGAACTCGAGGAGGATGCGGAGGACGCCGACGCGCTCGACGAACCCGAAGCCGACGTATCGACGGAGGAGGATGCGGACGCCCTCGACGACGAACCGGCGACGGAGACGACCGACGAGCCGAGTTCGTCGTTCGATAGCGCCGCAGAGCCCGCGGCCGACGACGGGACGATCGTCGCGGATGGCGGTGCCGAGGCGGCGGATGCGGCAGTCGGAACGCTGCCGCCCGGGTTGGTGTTCTTTCTCGGCGGCCTCGCCGTGCTGGTCGCCGTCTCGATCTACTGGTACTGGTACCGACCAGCGTGCTGA